In Corylus avellana chromosome ca8, CavTom2PMs-1.0, the genomic stretch TTTCACTATGGCATTGtcaatctatttttttttttttttttttcttttaacaaagttTGATCTAATGGTGAATTGACAATGACACATCAACATAGTGAGATGgtggtaaaataaaaatgtagttctACCATTACTCATCCTagtatattttctcaaaaactcTTCTCTATTTACAacggggaaaagaaaaaagctaaTTCAAGATTTAGTAAActaaataaattctaaaaacaaaacataaactttCTGGAATGCTTAAAGCTTACTAGCTTTTAGACTAAAAGAACTCCGACTTGGAAGAacttttgtttgaattttggtgGAGACTTGAAATGTGCCCAACAATGTGACCAAGTATTCCAAGGAGCTTGAGTTTAAAGAGAATGCTAGAAACCACAtctttatttcacaattatcttACAATGCTAATGTGAAAATTCCAACCAACCCTTgaatcaatcattgttaaaataaaataaaaataaaaaataaagttcaaAAGTTGGTCAGGACTAACACGTTAGCATTGCGGCATACGAGAtagttgtagaataaaaatgtgatttctaaaattatttcaaGTTAAAAGGTTGACAATCAAAAATATAAAGGGTGcaaacattcaaaaatttaTGCAACCATGTTCCTCGCTGGACAAAATCCACAAATTGGACATTAACAGGAAATAAATTATACAGGTACaaaataggcaaaaacaatacataataaattttatgaatGGTGGTGAATAAATTACATCAAATGATACATGAGCAAACCATACCTCCGATAGCTGTCGGAATCAGAAACCGAGACCAGAGGCAGTCTCCAGGATTATGTCCAAAGAATTCAAAACAAACCTTTTGCCATTTTGATGTCTGCTCAAAATGACTTCATGAGGTTGTCTTCAAAGATGTAGGACTGCGAGTGATTTAGTCATGCACGAAGAAGCATCCAGTTCATGAGTTACATGATTCCTTGAAATATGGCTCCAGTTGGCCCTCATATCAGACACATCACATACAGTCAAGAAATCCAACACCTGACCAAATATTTTGAACATTTCAACCCCAAATATCAGGTTTCTGTCACCAACAAATGCCGCATTCCAGTCCATTGGAGCATCGGGATGTACAGAGACCTCAGTCCAAGTAAGATACATGAGATCTAGCTCCCATAGTTTTCTAACAGCCTTGTTTCTCCGGCCTATTCGACCTTCTCCTTCACACCAGGAGACAGAAAGCATGAACAGCCGCCCATTACAAGATACAAGTTTTGGAGGGTACTCATGAACATGGGATGGGAATGGAGTCGTTTGGATTCTAATCCAGTAACCCCTTTCTATGTCATACCCTGCAAGTTTGTCGGTCTCAGAATAAACATAAAACATCCCATTACAAACAACACCAGAACAAACAATTCCAAAATCTACAGGCACCTTCTGAATTTCTGTCCATTTATTTGATACAGAGTCAAATATTTCTCCAGAATCCAAAGGCTCCTCCCAGGATCCAATACCCCCTACAGCAATCAGCACAAACCTTCTACAGCCCTTTGTGTTCGACTGATCACTTTTTTGTCTAAGAAACTTGTATGACTTTCTATTGGGTAACATCGATGCATCGTTTTCATCAATAGCATTTCTGTATTGTCGTCTTAGTGAAAGCCTGTGAGGATCCTCGTAAACATCTGACACCCCACCAATCCGTGATCTGGAAAAGCGTCTATCTTGCCGATTTTGATGACTCTGATAGCTTGGAAAATCTGAACTGACCTCAGAAATCCCTAAAATAGGCAGCGACCTTGCATGCTTCATAGAAGCAACTTTACGCCACGATTTAGTCAAGGGACTAAATGCTAGCACCCCTTTATGCGTCTTGAACGAGCTCCTGTCCACCCTCCCAAAGCTGGTCAAGCTAGAACAACctccaacaatatatatatcatcctGCATACTGGCAACAGTGAACATGAACCTCCCTTTCAGAATATCAGCATCTATCCTACGCCATTGGCCCAGAGAAACATCTAATGCATGTATTTCCCCAGAGCAATAGCCACCTTTAACAGCACCAAACAGAAACAACCATGGATTCTGATGGGAACCTTCCCGTCTCATCTGCAGGAACCGAGGAGTGGTAGTCAAGTATCGCCATTTCTTGCAGACAAGGCGGGCAGTCATAAGACTGGTCAGCGGGAGCCTCACCAAGCACATTTCCAGAATATCATCAGGAAGAAATATATGCATTCTACTGTTTCTTACTGATTCTTCAAGTTCAAACTCCttcctattatttttcttccaaaatctCTCCTTCACCCCATATGAGAAGCAATCCACTCCGGTTTCCTCAGTGCCACAAATCATTTTGTACCCCTTTCCTTCTTCACTGGAACTTGATTTCCTCCTACTACTTGGATCCCCAAATTCATCACCAGTGTCAGCCCCTACTTTGCAACCCCCACCTCTACCATATAAAGTAAGACATCTCATAGAAACTCCTCGCACCCCATCCTCTTCCTCTCCTCCACCTTTGTacttcttcttcaacttctggCTAACACTTCTGACAAGACGCTTTGACACACTCAAAGCCTCAAAATCTTGACAAATAGATTGTTCTCCTGTCAGTCTCTCAGAAAACATGGTCTTCTCTAGTTCTCTGCCAGCAAAAGCACACACCTAATCACAATCTTGCAAATTGCACTTATACCCATCACCAATCTTGGCTTCTACCATTCATCTAAAACAAAGCAACCAAGAAATATTAAACTCAACATGGAAGAAAATCATAAATTTCAAAGCTACTCATTAATACTGTGGCCTAAATGATATCTGCTTCAAGCACACCAAAGCACATCTAACATATGCAAGCACTAAGCAGACGTGAAACCTTGTCTGATTCATTTggacagagaaaaaaaataaaaaactaagagAAACTAAACCAGTTCCGGTATTTCAATAAGCCAGCGAGTTTTTCGTTGAATGGAAAGGACTAATCCATATTGAGCATGCGATTCAATCAGAATTCAACATTTCCTTACTTTCTACAACTTCCTCGGCTAGCAAACAACGAATCAACCATTACCAAATCtaagaaatgacaaaaaagcACATACACAGAACAACATTAACAACAACAAATGGGTGTTATGGCAATATAAGTCCAAAACGAAATCTTTAGCAAATTAATCGTTACCATTCACCAGATCTGCCGCATTAAGTTATAGTTAAACCACACAAAATCGGTTATTAAAATTTTCGTAAACGTCTTTGATAATAGCATCAATCCTAATTCAACAAATTTCAGAACAgttcaaatcataattttgaaaCGTAAAACCAATTAACCCaaagcaaagaagaagaaaaaacaaaaaacaaaaaacaaagtgatAGCAGTCCATTTGGTTGCTCTCGACAAGAGCTACAACAACAAGAATCAGCAAACTCGTTCAAATCAAAATCCCAAGAAGATTTTCAGCGAGTTCTTTAGCAATTCAAAAGTCACGCCATGCTTGGTTGTTGagaaatcaagaagaaaaagcatcacgcaacaaaaatttaatctccttttttttcttttgctccgAATCCTCAGCAACCAAATGCTCCGTATACGAAATTCAAAGcccaaacaaacacaaaatcatcaaaaaacTCACATACTGAAGCAATGTGAAAGCGCCTTGAGAAATCGAAGTAAATCTGAGAGATGAGATTCGATCATTGGAGCTCAGGGGAATGGACGGCCACTGAGGGATCGATCATGGAGACCTTAAAAAGtctttttctaaaaagaaaaagcaaaataaaaaaatatatatatatttaagggGTTTGGTTGGAATTTAGTAAAGCGACGCGAGCACTGCTTGCAAAGCGACTCATTTGGCATTCCTGTTTGTTCTCTGTCTCTTTTTCCATGGGTTCTGATTTGGTGGAAGCACGAGATTGAACGTTTCTCTGATGGGAATACTTTGGGCCGTTGGATTCATTGCGGGATCTCGAGGCGTTGTCGCGTTTTTCAAGTGTGGGCTCGGGTATCGATGAATCAGCGGCTGGGAGCCTGTGGtgctctttttgttttattttgataagattgacGCTTTTGCTGGCACGAGTGGGGGTGACACGTGTGAAGAGTAGCAGTGTATTTTCTTCGGTAGTTAGGGAGGGTGGACCCATTAACGGTCTACGAGTCCGGGGACGAGTATACAATCCAACCACTTCCAATTTCAGTGTGGATGATGGAGACTGTTTCCACACTCTacgtgtacttttttttttttttttacatgtttttggttgaaatttttctcttttttatattttactttggaACGTATGTCCACCACAACGAGAATACAAGGAATGTGAATTTTAATATTATCTCAAcatatttttgtgattattatttttttttctttttctataattaTGTAGAATGAGGTAATTTCATACATAAAACA encodes the following:
- the LOC132190404 gene encoding F-box/kelch-repeat protein At5g42350-like isoform X1, yielding MIESHLSDLLRFLKALSHCFSIELEKTMFSERLTGEQSICQDFEALSVSKRLVRSVSQKLKKKYKGGGEEEDGVRGVSMRCLTLYGRGGGCKVGADTGDEFGDPSSRRKSSSSEEGKGYKMICGTEETGVDCFSYGVKERFWKKNNRKEFELEESVRNSRMHIFLPDDILEMCLVRLPLTSLMTARLVCKKWRYLTTTPRFLQMRREGSHQNPWLFLFGAVKGGYCSGEIHALDVSLGQWRRIDADILKGRFMFTVASMQDDIYIVGGCSSLTSFGRVDRSSFKTHKGVLAFSPLTKSWRKVASMKHARSLPILGISEVSSDFPSYQSHQNRQDRRFSRSRIGGVSDVYEDPHRLSLRRQYRNAIDENDASMLPNRKSYKFLRQKSDQSNTKGCRRFVLIAVGGIGSWEEPLDSGEIFDSVSNKWTEIQKVPVDFGIVCSGVVCNGMFYVYSETDKLAGYDIERGYWIRIQTTPFPSHVHEYPPKLVSCNGRLFMLSVSWCEGEGRIGRRNKAVRKLWELDLMYLTWTEVSVHPDAPMDWNAAFVGDRNLIFGVEMFKIFGQVLDFLTVCDVSDMRANWSHISRNHVTHELDASSCMTKSLAVLHL
- the LOC132190404 gene encoding F-box/kelch-repeat protein At5g42350-like isoform X2 — encoded protein: MFSERLTGEQSICQDFEALSVSKRLVRSVSQKLKKKYKGGGEEEDGVRGVSMRCLTLYGRGGGCKVGADTGDEFGDPSSRRKSSSSEEGKGYKMICGTEETGVDCFSYGVKERFWKKNNRKEFELEESVRNSRMHIFLPDDILEMCLVRLPLTSLMTARLVCKKWRYLTTTPRFLQMRREGSHQNPWLFLFGAVKGGYCSGEIHALDVSLGQWRRIDADILKGRFMFTVASMQDDIYIVGGCSSLTSFGRVDRSSFKTHKGVLAFSPLTKSWRKVASMKHARSLPILGISEVSSDFPSYQSHQNRQDRRFSRSRIGGVSDVYEDPHRLSLRRQYRNAIDENDASMLPNRKSYKFLRQKSDQSNTKGCRRFVLIAVGGIGSWEEPLDSGEIFDSVSNKWTEIQKVPVDFGIVCSGVVCNGMFYVYSETDKLAGYDIERGYWIRIQTTPFPSHVHEYPPKLVSCNGRLFMLSVSWCEGEGRIGRRNKAVRKLWELDLMYLTWTEVSVHPDAPMDWNAAFVGDRNLIFGVEMFKIFGQVLDFLTVCDVSDMRANWSHISRNHVTHELDASSCMTKSLAVLHL